One genomic window of Oncorhynchus mykiss isolate Arlee unplaced genomic scaffold, USDA_OmykA_1.1 un_scaffold_349, whole genome shotgun sequence includes the following:
- the LOC118952224 gene encoding uncharacterized protein LOC118952224 isoform X2 gives MIPCWDHGALPIRSASATLLSHYFLACLLLSTMLYLTIVIRWCCTPLDHINFITDNITKWYMNRWTYNDTRHLTVICIEIEPKGTTNYITQLVRLMQNLWVEPNVNVMECGNVDTLLGNKNALGVVSNTYSVTHTDSRPGLSFYKHLSNTVALVKGYDWTIRKGSTVADKLTNMKLHCQHEPHCVTVVLTGSSTKMITVQCQQPQRIYDLMKTYGIRCSNVWDSNIALSAMAPCTALIDHNMMLIYADMVPHTDNICQDTNVDTFYHNMKYITIKTKGRVLRHRPYTMPLRKSVHLPPQPTSRTNTISGDSLSESIPLALYYSDQWARLNTVMESDGRFVSNVQCVSPHYVSKDTCMVEIESDQNVVLTAPDDNDDLDDIYRTPFSCLCCLEMSNRYLTCGHIMCLQCIRRIKKDGVLQCPMCRKQSTCDRPLIGVPDFVFTCHACSSKKDWVGDCGHVTCRCCSTCSECSTSFTKLSKLYTVV, from the exons ATGATCCCATGTTGGGACCATGGGGCTCTCCCTATAAGAAGTGCCTCAGCTACTCTGTTGAGCCATTATTTTCTGGCTTGTCTACTACTCAGCACCATGTTGTACCTTACCATAGTCATCCGCTGGTGTTGTACCCCACTGGACCACATCAACTTTATCACGGATAACATCACAAAGTGGTATATGAACAGGTGGACATACAACGATACTAGACATTTGACAGTTATCTGCATTGAGATTGAACCCAAAGGGACTACCAACTACATAACCCAGTTAGTACGTTTGATGCAAAATCTCTGGGTTGAACCGAATGTCAATGTGATGGAGTGTGGAAATGTGGATACGTTGTTGGGAAACAAAAATGCGTTGGGTGTTGTTAGTAACACCTACAGTGTCACCCATACTGACAGTAGGCCAGGACTCAGTTTCTACAAACATTTGAGTAACACAGTGGCATTAGTGAAAGGGTACGACTGGACGATACGGAAGGGATCGACCGTGGCGGACAAGTTGACGAACATGAAGCTGCACTGTCAACAT GAACCGCACTGTGTCACTGTTGTACTGACTGGGTCATCAACCAAGATGATAACAGTGCAATGTCAACAACCCCAGAGGATATACGACTTGATGAAGACATACGGGATTAGATGCTCCAACGTCTGGGATTCCAACATAGCACTGTCGGCAATGGCTCCTTGTACAGCGCTGATTGACCACAATATGATGCTAATATATGCAGACATGGTCCCCCACACTGATAACATCTGTCAGGACACCAACGTCGACACGTTCTACCACAACATGAAATACATCACAATAAAAACAAAAGGCAGAGTACTGAGACACAGACCCTACACAATGCCTCTTCGCAAGTCGGTACATCTGCCACCACAGCCAACCAGTCGTACTAACACCATCTCAGGGGACTCTCTGTCCGAGAGTATACCACTTGCCCTGTACTACAGTGATCAATGGGCACGCCTAAACACCGTTATGGAGTCAGATGGTCGATTTGTTTCAAATGTCCAGTGTGTATCTCCACATTATGTGTCTAAAGATACATGTATGGTGGAAATTGAATCAGACCAAAACGTTGTGCTTACAG CGCCTGATGACAATGATGATTTGGACGACATATACCGAACCCCGTTTTCCTGTCTCTGCTGTTTGGAAATGTCAAACCGCTACCTTACATGTGGACACATCATGTGTCTACAGTGTATAAGACGTATCAAGAAAGATGGTGTCCTTCAGTGCCCAATGTGCAGAAAACAGTCCACCTGTGACAGACCCCTTATAGGAGTACCAGACTTTGTATTTACATGTCATGCATGTTCTAGTAAGAAGGACTGGGTTGGAGACTGTGGCCATGTAACATGCAGATGCTGTAGCACCTGTTCTGAATGCTCTACATCCTTTACGAAACTCAGCAAACTGTATACAGTAGTGTAA
- the LOC118952224 gene encoding uncharacterized protein LOC118952224 isoform X1: protein MIPCWDHGALPIRSASATLLSHYFLACLLLSTMLYLTIVIRWCCTPLDHINFITDNITKWYMNRWTYNDTRHLTVICIEIEPKGTTNYITQLVRLMQNLWVEPNVNVMECGNVDTLLGNKNALGVVSNTYSVTHTDSRPGLSFYKHLSNTVALVKGYDWTIRKGSTVADKLTNMKLHCQHEPHCVTVVLTGSSTKMITVQCQQPQRIYDLMKTYGIRCSNVWDSNIALSAMAPCTALIDHNMMLIYADMVPHTDNICQDTNVDTFYHNMKYITIKTKGRVLRHRPYTMPLRKSVHLPPQPTSRTNTISGDSLSESIPLALYYSDQWARLNTVMESDGRFVSNVQCVSPHYVSKDTCMVEIESDQNVVLTGKQIIVHSYCNYTLQWTFLYTSLSVHLSCITYVSILIAPDDNDDLDDIYRTPFSCLCCLEMSNRYLTCGHIMCLQCIRRIKKDGVLQCPMCRKQSTCDRPLIGVPDFVFTCHACSSKKDWVGDCGHVTCRCCSTCSECSTSFTKLSKLYTVV, encoded by the exons ATGATCCCATGTTGGGACCATGGGGCTCTCCCTATAAGAAGTGCCTCAGCTACTCTGTTGAGCCATTATTTTCTGGCTTGTCTACTACTCAGCACCATGTTGTACCTTACCATAGTCATCCGCTGGTGTTGTACCCCACTGGACCACATCAACTTTATCACGGATAACATCACAAAGTGGTATATGAACAGGTGGACATACAACGATACTAGACATTTGACAGTTATCTGCATTGAGATTGAACCCAAAGGGACTACCAACTACATAACCCAGTTAGTACGTTTGATGCAAAATCTCTGGGTTGAACCGAATGTCAATGTGATGGAGTGTGGAAATGTGGATACGTTGTTGGGAAACAAAAATGCGTTGGGTGTTGTTAGTAACACCTACAGTGTCACCCATACTGACAGTAGGCCAGGACTCAGTTTCTACAAACATTTGAGTAACACAGTGGCATTAGTGAAAGGGTACGACTGGACGATACGGAAGGGATCGACCGTGGCGGACAAGTTGACGAACATGAAGCTGCACTGTCAACAT GAACCGCACTGTGTCACTGTTGTACTGACTGGGTCATCAACCAAGATGATAACAGTGCAATGTCAACAACCCCAGAGGATATACGACTTGATGAAGACATACGGGATTAGATGCTCCAACGTCTGGGATTCCAACATAGCACTGTCGGCAATGGCTCCTTGTACAGCGCTGATTGACCACAATATGATGCTAATATATGCAGACATGGTCCCCCACACTGATAACATCTGTCAGGACACCAACGTCGACACGTTCTACCACAACATGAAATACATCACAATAAAAACAAAAGGCAGAGTACTGAGACACAGACCCTACACAATGCCTCTTCGCAAGTCGGTACATCTGCCACCACAGCCAACCAGTCGTACTAACACCATCTCAGGGGACTCTCTGTCCGAGAGTATACCACTTGCCCTGTACTACAGTGATCAATGGGCACGCCTAAACACCGTTATGGAGTCAGATGGTCGATTTGTTTCAAATGTCCAGTGTGTATCTCCACATTATGTGTCTAAAGATACATGTATGGTGGAAATTGAATCAGACCAAAACGTTGTGCTTACAGGTAAGCAGATCATTGTACATAGCTATTGTAACTATACCCTGCAATGGACGTTTCTGTACACTTCACTTTCTGTACACTTGAGTTGTATAACGTATGTTTCTATCCTTATAGCGCCTGATGACAATGATGATTTGGACGACATATACCGAACCCCGTTTTCCTGTCTCTGCTGTTTGGAAATGTCAAACCGCTACCTTACATGTGGACACATCATGTGTCTACAGTGTATAAGACGTATCAAGAAAGATGGTGTCCTTCAGTGCCCAATGTGCAGAAAACAGTCCACCTGTGACAGACCCCTTATAGGAGTACCAGACTTTGTATTTACATGTCATGCATGTTCTAGTAAGAAGGACTGGGTTGGAGACTGTGGCCATGTAACATGCAGATGCTGTAGCACCTGTTCTGAATGCTCTACATCCTTTACGAAACTCAGCAAACTGTATACAGTAGTGTAA